A single region of the Latilactobacillus curvatus JCM 1096 = DSM 20019 genome encodes:
- the sufU gene encoding Fe-S cluster assembly sulfur transfer protein SufU, with amino-acid sequence MALSKLDNLYRQVILDHSQHPHHHGHLTTADHEIELRNPTCGDVLQLELVLEDGQISQIAFSGEGCTISQASASMMTDAVMHKTPAQAEAMIERFSDMMIGDRDEDWSLLEDAAILQGVQQFPARIKCATLAWKALHKALNSDDRRATTGQMMNHAETEETNE; translated from the coding sequence ATGGCACTCTCTAAATTAGATAACTTATATCGGCAGGTCATTCTTGACCATTCGCAACATCCGCATCATCATGGTCACTTGACGACTGCCGATCATGAAATTGAATTACGCAACCCCACCTGTGGCGATGTGTTACAACTTGAACTGGTGCTCGAAGACGGGCAGATTAGTCAGATTGCTTTTTCAGGGGAAGGCTGTACGATTAGCCAGGCTTCTGCCAGCATGATGACCGATGCCGTGATGCATAAGACACCGGCGCAAGCGGAGGCGATGATCGAACGCTTTTCGGATATGATGATTGGTGATCGTGACGAAGACTGGTCATTGTTAGAAGATGCCGCGATTTTACAAGGGGTGCAACAATTCCCTGCGCGGATTAAATGCGCGACTTTAGCTTGGAAGGCGCTCCACAAAGCCTTAAATAGCGATGACCGACGTGCAACAACCGGTCAAATGATGAACCACGCAGAAACGGAGGAAACTAACGAATGA